In Candidatus Binataceae bacterium, the genomic stretch ATCGATAATCGAATCCGCCCGTCGCATCGAACATCACGACATCCATCACTTCCGCATTGTGCGCGTAGCCGAACCTGCTGCGGCCATCGACCAGGATGACGCCGGCCTGCCCCCCGGTAAGCACCGCCAGCTCGGCAATCGCGCGCTCGGCGACCGCCTGCGGCGAGCTGCGCTTCAGCGCCATGATCACTTCGCGGCAGAGCATGGCCTTCATAATGGCTTCGCCCTGCCCCGTCGCGGACGCAG encodes the following:
- a CDS encoding isoaspartyl peptidase/L-asparaginase, producing the protein GPGPFGTVGAVALDAHGGLAAATSTGGVSGKLPGRVGDSAIIGAGTFADAAGAASATGQGEAIMKAMLCREVIMALKRSSPQAVAERAIAELAVLTGGQAGVILVDGRSRFGYAHNAEVMDVVMFDATGGFDYRWVEPLRSHNRGAGTPRG